One genomic window of Campylobacter fetus subsp. fetus includes the following:
- a CDS encoding ABC transporter substrate-binding protein — translation MTRRYALGFLASFLAFHTSKTLASKLKIPIKVGFLPITDHLIIIAKELYKNEKYEIIPIKFSNWADLSEALRSKAIDAAFLLAPLGLMLRASGVKIKAVLAAHKNGSALVARKDISNLEDLKGKNIGIPSRFSTHYYLLDKLLESSNLKNKVNIIDMAPTEMPFALLSGRLDAYIVAEPFGQLAVSKKRAKNLIFSKDIEKSHICCILNFHEEILNLNGFDEVLESFKKAAHFISKNHDEAAVLGGSLLGQNQKIIKNVLDQDIASYDDLSIKKEDLERLKEFLIKNDLANEALLSLNIDSYLAV, via the coding sequence ATGACAAGGAGATACGCACTTGGATTTTTGGCGAGTTTTTTGGCATTTCACACATCAAAAACTCTAGCGAGTAAACTTAAAATTCCTATAAAAGTAGGATTTTTGCCTATAACAGATCATCTTATTATCATAGCAAAAGAGCTTTACAAAAACGAAAAATATGAGATTATTCCGATTAAATTTTCAAACTGGGCTGATCTTAGCGAAGCGTTAAGGAGCAAAGCGATAGACGCAGCGTTTTTGTTAGCTCCGCTAGGACTTATGCTAAGAGCAAGCGGAGTGAAGATAAAAGCCGTCCTTGCAGCTCATAAAAACGGTTCGGCGCTCGTAGCAAGAAAAGATATATCAAATTTGGAAGACTTAAAAGGTAAAAATATAGGAATTCCCTCTCGTTTTAGTACACATTATTATTTACTAGATAAACTTTTGGAAAGTTCAAATTTAAAAAACAAGGTAAATATCATAGATATGGCGCCTACCGAGATGCCTTTTGCTCTGCTTAGCGGAAGGCTTGACGCGTACATAGTCGCCGAGCCTTTTGGTCAGCTAGCCGTATCTAAAAAAAGAGCTAAAAATTTGATTTTCAGTAAAGATATAGAAAAATCTCATATATGCTGTATTCTAAACTTTCACGAAGAGATACTAAATTTAAACGGCTTTGATGAAGTATTAGAAAGCTTTAAAAAAGCTGCTCATTTTATATCTAAAAACCATGATGAAGCAGCTGTTTTAGGCGGATCTCTACTAGGACAAAACCAAAAAATTATAAAAAATGTGCTAGATCAGGATATAGCTTCTTATGATGATTTGAGTATTAAAAAAGAGGATTTAGAGCGTCTTAAAGAGTTTTTAATAAAAAATGATCTAGCAAACGAAGCTCTTTTAAGCTTAAACATCGATAGCTATCTGGCGGTATAA
- a CDS encoding ABC transporter ATP-binding protein, producing the protein MIKISNLKKSFGTTHILDDINLNIEKNEFCVLLGASGSGKTTLLKILSGHSSFDSGEVEMSSVKFKKQIAAHKSRQIITQNYSLMPWMKAIDNIEFALKCSGVKDKNELKKTAKKFLNLVHLGSKESLYPHSLSGGQQQRVAIARALSLNPKVLFLDEPFSALDPITRANLQTELKNIVANSTVIFVTHDIDEALFLGDKIVVLHSGKIIKQLKNPKFQPNSAKYFEIKAEIFRLINGENQEIEYII; encoded by the coding sequence ATGATAAAAATCTCTAATCTAAAAAAATCGTTCGGAACTACGCATATTTTGGATGATATAAATTTAAATATAGAAAAAAACGAATTTTGCGTGTTGCTTGGAGCTAGCGGTTCTGGAAAGACTACTTTGCTTAAGATTTTAAGCGGTCATAGCTCTTTTGATAGCGGTGAAGTAGAAATGAGCAGCGTCAAATTTAAAAAACAGATCGCCGCTCATAAATCCCGTCAGATCATAACCCAAAACTACTCTTTAATGCCGTGGATGAAGGCAATTGACAATATCGAATTTGCTCTAAAATGTTCAGGCGTAAAAGACAAAAACGAGCTTAAAAAGACAGCTAAAAAATTCTTAAATTTAGTGCATTTGGGTAGCAAAGAGAGCCTTTACCCGCACTCATTAAGCGGCGGTCAGCAACAACGAGTCGCCATAGCAAGAGCTCTTAGCCTAAATCCCAAAGTGCTATTTTTAGACGAACCGTTTTCTGCTCTTGATCCTATAACCAGAGCAAATTTACAAACCGAACTTAAAAATATAGTCGCGAACTCCACTGTGATATTTGTAACTCACGATATAGATGAAGCGCTGTTTTTAGGAGATAAAATAGTAGTTTTACATAGTGGAAAGATTATAAAACAGCTTAAAAATCCAAAATTTCAGCCAAACTCCGCGAAGTATTTTG
- a CDS encoding ABC transporter permease, whose translation MKYFYQILTVFALLVLWQLGSDELIPSPKQSFMALCEIVQKGVLQIGIIDSLYRYFWGLVAGLSGGIFVGFIFGLFPKISMAFDPIINLLRPVSPIAWVPLVLIIFGIGDKPTIFIISYAVFFPVLLLASKAVQDVPKELIIVSKNFGASKWQVLSGVIFPSSFLMLISGLKLAASMAWINLVVGEMLGAQTGLGYLIIDARNQLRIDIVLAVICVIGVVGWVINQLFCLIEKQISRKFGYDKNL comes from the coding sequence ATGAAATATTTTTATCAAATTTTAACCGTTTTTGCCCTGCTTGTATTATGGCAGCTTGGAAGCGACGAGCTTATACCATCACCAAAACAGAGCTTTATGGCTCTATGCGAGATAGTGCAAAAAGGCGTACTTCAAATAGGCATTATAGACTCACTTTACCGCTATTTTTGGGGACTAGTCGCTGGACTTAGCGGCGGAATTTTCGTAGGATTTATTTTTGGATTATTTCCAAAAATAAGCATGGCTTTTGATCCTATCATAAACTTACTGCGCCCAGTATCGCCCATAGCTTGGGTACCGCTGGTTCTCATCATTTTTGGTATAGGAGATAAACCTACTATATTTATCATATCTTACGCAGTGTTTTTTCCGGTACTTTTACTAGCTTCAAAAGCAGTGCAAGACGTCCCAAAAGAGCTAATAATCGTATCAAAAAACTTTGGCGCTTCAAAGTGGCAAGTGCTTAGCGGAGTGATATTTCCCTCTAGTTTTCTTATGCTTATATCCGGGCTTAAATTAGCCGCTTCAATGGCTTGGATAAACTTAGTCGTAGGCGAAATGCTAGGAGCACAAACAGGACTTGGATATCTCATCATAGATGCTAGAAATCAGCTTCGAATAGACATAGTTTTAGCCGTGATCTGCGTCATAGGCGTAGTGGGCTGGGTGATAAATCAGCTGTTTTGTTTGATAGAAAAACAAATTTCAAGAAAGTTTGGATATGATAAAAATCTCTAA